In Streptococcus uberis, a single window of DNA contains:
- a CDS encoding DNA alkylation repair protein, protein MTSQEKFDLLEQRMTSQADAGQAEKMAAYMKNHFDFYGIPAGPRRLIYKDIIAADKKTKSIDWNLLDLAWASPKREMHYFVCDYLKALGKWLSFQDVPTILGFAKSNQWWDTIDHFDHILGSIEDDRRDAFMLELSLSEDFWLRRIAIDHQLGKKDKTKPELLAAIILNNLGSSEFFINKAIGWSLRDYSKINPDWVKNFIATYRDKLAPLSIREASKYL, encoded by the coding sequence ATGACAAGCCAAGAAAAATTTGATTTGCTTGAGCAGCGTATGACCTCCCAAGCTGATGCCGGACAAGCTGAAAAAATGGCGGCCTATATGAAAAACCATTTTGACTTTTACGGCATTCCTGCGGGCCCTCGTCGCCTCATCTACAAAGATATCATCGCGGCCGATAAAAAGACTAAGTCAATCGACTGGAACTTGCTCGACCTTGCTTGGGCCAGTCCCAAACGGGAAATGCACTACTTTGTCTGTGATTATCTTAAGGCTTTGGGAAAATGGCTGAGCTTCCAGGATGTGCCAACCATACTTGGTTTTGCTAAAAGTAACCAATGGTGGGATACCATAGACCATTTTGACCACATTTTGGGAAGCATTGAGGACGACAGGCGGGATGCATTCATGTTGGAGCTCTCGCTATCAGAGGATTTCTGGTTGCGACGCATCGCCATTGATCATCAGTTGGGCAAGAAGGATAAAACCAAGCCGGAACTTTTGGCTGCTATTATTTTGAACAATCTGGGCTCGTCAGAATTCTTCATCAATAAAGCCATCGGCTGGTCCCTAAGAGATTATTCTAAAATCAATCCTGATTGGGTCAAAAACTTCATTGCTACTTATCGAGATAAGTTAGCCCCACTTTCTATCAGGGAAGCCAGTAAGTACCTTTAA
- a CDS encoding exodeoxyribonuclease III → MKLISWNIDSLNAALTGESPRALLSRAVLDTLVTKDPDILAIQETKLSATGPTKKHMEILLSYFPNHLHVWRSSVEPARKGYAGTLFLYRNTLNPVVTFPEIGAPDPMDAEGRIITLEFDDFYVTQVYTPNAGDQLRRLPERQEWDIKYAEYLASLDRNKPVLATGDYNVAHHEIDLANPASNRRSAGFTDEERVGFTALLAKGFTDTFRYLHGDIPNVYTWWAQRSKTSKINNTGWRIDYWLTSNRIADKVIKSEMIHSGERQDHTPILLEIDL, encoded by the coding sequence ATGAAACTAATCTCATGGAACATTGATTCCTTAAATGCTGCCCTTACCGGTGAATCGCCACGCGCTCTATTATCACGTGCTGTTTTAGATACTCTAGTCACTAAAGACCCAGATATTTTGGCTATTCAGGAAACAAAATTATCAGCAACAGGGCCAACAAAGAAACACATGGAAATACTTCTTAGTTATTTTCCTAACCATCTTCATGTTTGGCGCTCTTCCGTAGAACCTGCCCGTAAAGGATATGCTGGTACCTTATTTCTTTATAGAAATACTCTAAATCCAGTAGTGACCTTTCCTGAAATAGGTGCACCAGATCCAATGGATGCTGAAGGACGTATTATCACCCTCGAATTTGACGACTTTTACGTAACACAAGTATACACGCCAAATGCCGGGGATCAACTGCGTCGTCTTCCAGAGCGTCAAGAGTGGGATATTAAATACGCAGAATATTTGGCATCACTAGATAGAAACAAACCTGTTTTAGCAACAGGTGATTATAATGTTGCCCATCATGAAATTGACCTCGCCAATCCTGCAAGCAACAGACGTTCTGCTGGATTTACGGACGAAGAACGTGTTGGATTTACAGCATTATTGGCAAAAGGATTCACCGATACCTTCCGATATCTTCACGGGGATATTCCAAATGTCTACACTTGGTGGGCTCAACGCAGTAAAACCAGTAAAATCAACAATACAGGCTGGAGAATTGATTATTGGTTAACCTCAAATCGTATTGCTGACAAAGTCATCAAATCTGAAATGATCCATTCTGGGGAACGCCAAGATCATACTCCTATCCTACTTGAAATTGACCTCTAA
- a CDS encoding autorepressor SdpR family transcription factor, which yields MSFAQTFKALSDPIRRDILTLLKDGQMSAGDIANQFDLAQASISYHLMILKKADLIQETKVKNFIYYDINTSVLEDIMIWLKEIKGDSKHENE from the coding sequence ATGAGTTTTGCTCAGACATTTAAGGCTTTATCAGACCCTATTAGGAGAGACATTTTAACCCTTCTAAAAGATGGTCAAATGTCGGCAGGTGATATCGCAAATCAATTTGATTTGGCGCAAGCTTCCATTTCTTATCATCTCATGATTTTAAAAAAGGCTGATTTGATACAAGAGACAAAGGTTAAAAATTTTATTTATTATGATATTAATACATCTGTTTTAGAGGATATCATGATTTGGTTAAAAGAAATCAAAGGGGATTCTAAACATGAAAATGAATAA
- a CDS encoding SdpI family protein, with translation MKMNKKLLVLTSFIVLIPIFIGLALWNQIPDQVPTHFDFSGNPDDYSSKFQAVFFLPFFLLILHLFCLWITTKDPKSGRLGKVQYLVYWIVPIISIFVQTMVILSSIHKGFQFNANLFMGFLFLILGNYLPKIRQNYTVGIKIPWTLNNEMNWNKTHRLAGKIWVTGGILFLLMGMLGITNPFPVFGLLIILILIPMAYSYCLYKYKQL, from the coding sequence ATGAAAATGAATAAAAAATTATTAGTCTTAACAAGTTTTATTGTCTTAATACCAATTTTTATTGGACTTGCTTTGTGGAATCAAATACCGGATCAAGTACCAACCCATTTTGATTTTTCAGGAAATCCAGATGATTACTCAAGTAAGTTTCAAGCTGTTTTCTTCCTACCTTTTTTTCTATTAATCTTACATCTTTTCTGTTTATGGATAACGACCAAAGACCCAAAATCTGGTCGATTAGGAAAAGTGCAATATCTGGTTTATTGGATTGTTCCAATCATTTCTATTTTTGTGCAGACAATGGTTATTTTATCTTCAATTCATAAGGGTTTCCAATTTAATGCCAACCTATTTATGGGATTTCTCTTTCTCATATTAGGCAATTATTTACCAAAAATAAGGCAAAACTATACTGTTGGGATAAAAATTCCCTGGACCTTAAATAATGAAATGAATTGGAATAAAACACATCGCCTTGCAGGAAAAATATGGGTCACTGGAGGAATTTTATTTCTTTTAATGGGCATGTTGGGGATTACAAATCCTTTCCCTGTATTCGGATTGTTAATCATTTTGATTCTTATTCCAATGGCCTATTCTTATTGTCTTTATAAATATAAACAGCTCTAA
- a CDS encoding YoaK family protein translates to MSKRKKQKYFVHEALRCAISLTFISGYVNAFTFMTQGQRFAGIQSGNVASLAMSLAQGDYRRALDFLLPIVAFMLGQSFTYFMHRWANKHKIHWYLFSSFVLTAIAFLTSLLTPMLSSFYTVFGLAFFASIQVDTFKSLRGATYANVMMTGNVKNAAYQLTKGLYEKNKEIITIGRNTALVIITFIFGAMLSTLLSLKYGEYSLGFVLLPLAYVNYLLGKEYYHIQTKIKPFMTDYSEE, encoded by the coding sequence ATGTCAAAGCGGAAAAAACAAAAGTACTTTGTTCACGAAGCACTACGTTGTGCAATTAGTTTGACCTTTATATCGGGTTATGTGAATGCTTTTACCTTTATGACCCAAGGACAACGATTTGCCGGAATCCAATCTGGTAATGTTGCTTCGCTAGCAATGAGTTTAGCCCAGGGTGATTATAGGAGGGCATTGGATTTTCTTTTGCCTATAGTTGCTTTTATGTTGGGGCAATCTTTTACCTACTTTATGCATCGATGGGCTAATAAGCATAAAATCCATTGGTATTTGTTTTCAAGCTTTGTTCTAACAGCCATCGCTTTTTTGACCTCTCTCTTAACCCCAATGCTATCTTCTTTTTACACGGTTTTTGGTCTTGCTTTTTTTGCATCCATTCAAGTTGATACCTTTAAATCGCTTCGTGGGGCAACCTACGCTAATGTCATGATGACAGGAAATGTAAAGAATGCTGCTTATCAACTGACAAAGGGACTGTATGAAAAGAATAAGGAAATCATTACGATAGGCCGAAATACGGCCTTAGTTATCATTACCTTTATCTTTGGTGCAATGCTTTCTACACTATTGTCACTTAAATATGGGGAGTATTCGTTAGGCTTTGTTCTTTTACCCTTAGCTTATGTGAATTATTTATTAGGTAAAGAGTATTATCATATTCAAACCAAAATAAAACCGTTTATGACAGATTATTCTGAGGAATAA
- the metG gene encoding methionine--tRNA ligase produces MTDKKPFYITTPIYYPSGKLHIGSAYTTIACDVLARYKRMMNHQVFYLTGLDEHGQKIQTKAEEAGITPQEYVDGMAKGVKELWELLDISYDKFIRTTDDYHEEVVAAVFEKLLAQDDIYLGEYSGWYSVSDEEFFTESQLEEVFRDENGKVIGGIAPSGHEVEWVSEESYFLRLGKYADKLVAFFNEHPEFIQPEGRMNEMIKNFIEPGLEDLAVSRTTFTWGVKVPSNPKHVVYVWIDALLNYATALGYGQEDKANFETFWNNGTVFHMVGKDILRFHSIYWPILLMMLDMKLPERLIAHGWFVMKDGKMSKSKGNVVYPEMLVERFGLDPLRYYLMRSLPVGSDGTFTPEDYVGRINYELANDLGNLLNRTVAMINKYFGGKIPAYTENVTSFDGELQDLVTEKITDYHKQMETVDYPRALDAIWAIISRANKYIDETAPWVLAKEDGDKEQLASVMAHLAASLRVVAHLIQPFMMTTSNAIMEQLGLGQSFDLENLSLAGMPSDITVISKGQPIFPRLDMEEEIAYIKEQMEGGSAIPQEKEWIPEEVDLKSEKEEIKFETFDACEIRVAEVKEVSKVEGSDKLLRFRLDAGDGEDRQILSGIAKFYPNEQELVGKKLQIVANLKPRKMMKKYVSQGMILSAEHDGKLTVLTVDPAVPNGSIIG; encoded by the coding sequence ATGACTGATAAAAAACCATTTTATATTACAACCCCAATTTATTACCCTTCTGGGAAATTGCATATTGGCTCAGCTTACACAACGATTGCTTGTGATGTCTTAGCGCGTTACAAACGCATGATGAACCATCAGGTTTTTTATTTAACAGGTTTGGATGAACATGGCCAAAAAATTCAAACAAAGGCTGAAGAAGCAGGCATCACTCCTCAAGAATACGTTGATGGCATGGCCAAAGGCGTTAAAGAATTATGGGAGCTCTTAGACATCTCATATGACAAATTCATCCGCACTACAGATGATTATCATGAGGAAGTCGTTGCAGCAGTATTTGAAAAACTATTAGCTCAAGATGATATTTATTTAGGGGAATATTCAGGTTGGTACTCAGTTTCCGATGAAGAATTTTTCACTGAAAGTCAATTAGAAGAAGTTTTCCGTGATGAAAATGGTAAAGTTATAGGTGGAATAGCCCCTTCAGGTCATGAAGTGGAATGGGTTTCAGAGGAATCATACTTCCTTCGTCTTGGCAAATACGCTGACAAGTTAGTAGCATTCTTTAACGAACATCCGGAATTCATTCAACCTGAAGGTCGTATGAATGAAATGATTAAAAACTTTATCGAACCAGGACTGGAAGACTTGGCAGTTAGTCGTACCACTTTTACCTGGGGTGTTAAAGTACCTTCTAATCCTAAACATGTGGTATATGTATGGATAGATGCCCTTTTAAACTATGCAACTGCACTTGGATATGGTCAAGAAGACAAGGCTAATTTCGAAACATTCTGGAACAATGGAACAGTCTTCCATATGGTTGGTAAGGATATTTTACGCTTCCATTCCATTTATTGGCCAATTCTTCTGATGATGTTAGATATGAAATTACCAGAACGTTTGATTGCCCATGGTTGGTTTGTCATGAAAGATGGTAAAATGTCTAAATCCAAAGGGAATGTTGTTTACCCAGAAATGTTAGTTGAACGTTTTGGACTTGATCCATTACGTTATTACCTCATGCGCTCTTTACCAGTTGGTTCTGATGGAACCTTTACTCCAGAGGATTATGTGGGACGTATTAACTATGAACTTGCCAATGACTTGGGAAATCTTCTTAACCGCACGGTCGCTATGATTAATAAGTATTTTGGCGGTAAGATTCCAGCATATACTGAAAATGTGACCTCATTTGATGGAGAGTTACAAGACTTAGTTACTGAGAAAATCACTGACTACCATAAACAAATGGAGACAGTTGATTACCCACGTGCCTTAGATGCTATTTGGGCAATTATTTCACGCGCTAACAAATACATTGATGAGACAGCTCCATGGGTACTGGCTAAAGAAGATGGTGATAAAGAACAATTAGCTTCTGTCATGGCTCACTTAGCTGCAAGTTTACGAGTGGTTGCTCATCTTATCCAACCATTTATGATGACAACTTCAAATGCTATCATGGAACAACTTGGTTTAGGGCAAAGCTTTGATTTGGAAAATCTTTCATTAGCTGGAATGCCGTCAGATATCACTGTTATCTCTAAAGGGCAACCTATTTTCCCTCGACTTGATATGGAAGAGGAAATTGCCTATATCAAGGAGCAAATGGAAGGTGGCTCAGCTATTCCTCAAGAAAAAGAGTGGATTCCTGAAGAAGTGGACCTAAAATCCGAAAAAGAAGAAATCAAATTTGAGACATTTGACGCCTGTGAAATTCGTGTTGCTGAAGTTAAGGAAGTTTCAAAGGTCGAAGGTTCTGATAAATTGCTACGCTTTAGATTGGACGCGGGAGATGGAGAAGATCGTCAAATCTTGTCTGGAATTGCTAAATTCTATCCAAATGAGCAAGAATTAGTTGGGAAAAAACTCCAAATAGTGGCTAACTTAAAACCTCGCAAAATGATGAAAAAATATGTCAGTCAAGGAATGATTTTATCTGCGGAACACGATGGAAAACTAACCGTCTTAACAGTTGATCCAGCTGTTCCAAATGGTTCAATCATTGGTTAA
- a CDS encoding phosphatidylglycerol lysyltransferase domain-containing protein, whose amino-acid sequence MGGQSPIVMRVLFTRPWFFDPYYLNHSKIALLKSNNGTVVAFATVEKSHSENSLSVDFMPYLNEAPKGVMDVLFIHLIHCAKEETISTFNMGMCPLPNVGKNRFSFFNEKLGHLLYQFGSHIYSFDGLRHYKEKFASHWHPILYCLPQTKPFSMCDHGLIIGLLSVRIRSRPDKKTSIHMQVFLF is encoded by the coding sequence GTGGGAGGGCAATCGCCAATCGTAATGCGCGTGCTTTTTACCCGACCTTGGTTTTTTGATCCTTATTACTTAAACCATAGTAAGATTGCCTTATTAAAGTCCAATAATGGAACAGTTGTCGCTTTTGCAACTGTCGAAAAATCTCATTCAGAAAATTCTCTCTCAGTTGATTTTATGCCTTATTTAAATGAAGCTCCCAAAGGGGTTATGGATGTTTTATTCATTCATTTAATCCATTGCGCCAAAGAAGAAACTATTTCTACCTTTAACATGGGAATGTGTCCATTACCCAATGTTGGGAAAAACCGCTTTAGCTTTTTTAATGAAAAATTAGGGCACCTCCTTTATCAATTTGGATCACATATTTATTCCTTTGATGGGTTAAGACACTACAAAGAAAAATTTGCCAGTCATTGGCACCCTATTTTATATTGCTTACCCCAAACAAAGCCATTTTCTATGTGTGACCATGGCCTTATTATTGGTCTCCTATCAGTCAGAATAAGGTCAAGACCCGACAAAAAGACAAGCATTCATATGCAAGTCTTTTTATTTTGA
- the brnQ gene encoding branched-chain amino acid transport system II carrier protein, with protein sequence MVKKGFLTGLLLFGIFFGAGNLIFPPALGVASGTNFWPAIIGFCLSGVGLAIMTLLVGTLTNGGFKQEMDIKFSPWFSLSFLVVLYLTIGPLFAIPRTATVSFEVGLSPLVGNSQLALMIFSLCFFLAAFALAYNPNKIMTSVGKILTPLFALLILLLVVVGAFKYGHADSGKASAEYVASAFGGGILAGYNTLDALASVAFCLVATETLKQFGFSSKKEYLSTIWVVGIVTSLAFSILYLGLAFLGNKFPIPSAVLADPSINKGAYVLAQASYQLFGSFGRLFLSVMVVLTCFTTTVGLIVAVSEFFAKHFKALSYKVYTILFTLVGFFIANLGLNTVIAFSVPVLTLLYPIVIVLVIIILLNKAFALSKKGMSLTIALVTVTSFFEVFAGLLPKTAIASLVAHIPFHAMSMGWVLPTLIGLVIAFVLPDKVKGEAFDLSQFEDQA encoded by the coding sequence ATGGTTAAAAAAGGTTTTCTAACAGGATTGCTTTTATTTGGTATCTTTTTTGGAGCCGGTAACTTAATTTTCCCACCAGCTCTAGGGGTTGCTTCAGGGACAAACTTTTGGCCAGCGATTATTGGATTTTGTCTGTCAGGAGTTGGCTTAGCCATTATGACCTTATTGGTAGGCACCTTAACGAATGGTGGATTCAAACAGGAAATGGATATTAAATTCAGTCCATGGTTTTCCCTAAGCTTCCTGGTAGTCCTCTACTTAACCATTGGCCCACTTTTTGCTATTCCTAGAACGGCTACCGTTTCCTTTGAGGTCGGTCTCTCACCCCTTGTTGGTAATAGTCAATTGGCTTTGATGATTTTTTCCCTTTGCTTCTTTTTAGCGGCTTTTGCATTAGCCTATAACCCCAACAAAATCATGACTAGTGTGGGCAAGATTTTAACGCCGCTATTTGCTTTGCTGATTCTTTTGTTAGTAGTCGTAGGTGCTTTTAAATACGGACATGCTGACAGTGGCAAGGCTAGCGCTGAATATGTTGCTTCTGCCTTTGGAGGAGGTATTTTAGCCGGGTATAATACACTAGACGCCCTAGCATCAGTTGCCTTTTGTTTAGTAGCAACGGAGACTCTCAAGCAATTTGGTTTTTCAAGTAAAAAAGAGTATTTATCGACCATCTGGGTGGTCGGTATTGTGACTAGCCTAGCATTTAGTATCTTGTATTTGGGGCTTGCTTTCCTAGGAAATAAATTTCCTATCCCAAGCGCTGTATTAGCTGATCCTTCTATAAACAAAGGGGCTTATGTTTTAGCGCAAGCCTCCTATCAATTATTTGGTTCCTTTGGACGCCTTTTCCTCAGTGTCATGGTAGTATTAACATGTTTCACTACAACAGTTGGTCTGATTGTAGCTGTATCAGAGTTCTTTGCGAAACATTTTAAGGCACTATCCTATAAAGTGTATACCATTCTGTTCACCTTAGTTGGTTTTTTCATTGCGAATTTGGGTCTAAATACAGTCATTGCTTTTTCGGTCCCTGTCTTGACCCTACTTTATCCGATTGTCATTGTTCTTGTTATCATTATTTTACTCAATAAAGCTTTTGCGCTTTCAAAAAAAGGAATGTCATTGACCATTGCCTTGGTTACTGTAACTTCCTTCTTTGAAGTATTTGCTGGCCTCCTCCCTAAAACAGCTATTGCATCGCTAGTTGCTCACATTCCTTTCCATGCAATGTCTATGGGCTGGGTTCTGCCAACACTGATTGGACTAGTCATAGCTTTTGTCCTACCCGATAAAGTCAAAGGAGAAGCCTTTGACTTAAGTCAGTTTGAAGATCAAGCCTAA